TTCGTCCGCCGATCGAGATAAATCCGTAAATGCGGATCGAACATTGCCGCTCGCGGAAAGTTGGGAATCCGACAAATCGGCGACTTCGGATATTCGATCTAGCGTGATCCCTACTGTTTGTCCTATCTTTTGAAAGATTGTCTGAGTCGATTCGATCACTTCCCGGCCGCTTTTCGTCGCGGTTAAAGCTTCTTGAATTGCAGCCCGAATTCTCTTCGCATTCTCTTGGGTCTGTTCCCCTAGTTTAGAAATTTCTTGAGCGACCACTGCAAATCCCTTTCCGGCCTCGCCTGCCCTTGCGGCCTCGATTGCGGCATTTAAGGAGAGTAACCCGATTCGATCGGTAATCTCGTGAATGACATTTACTGTGGCTCCCATTTTAGAAGTACTCTCTTCAATGTCTGCCATAGCCTTTTTGGTTCCGAGCAGCGCCTCTTCGCCTTTTGCCGTCTCGAACTTCATCTTATCCGCATCGCTCTTAGTTTCCGAAAGCGCCAGGTGAACTTGTCGAATCCGACCGTCCAATTCCGCCAAGGAATCGGTCGCTTTTTGCGTGATTGCCGCCTGCCCGTCGGCACGGGAGGCTGTCGAACTTACCGATGCCGCAATCTCCTCCACTCCGGCGCTCATTTGCTCCGTAGCCGCGGCCTGCTCCTGCATCTTTCTAGATAGTTCTTTCGTATTCTCTTCCAAAATTTTGGAACTGCCCGAAAGTTTTTCGGCTTCTCGAATCACACTCTTCACGATAATTCTAAGTCGTTTAACGAAATCGTTTAACGATTTACTACTATTGCCCAATTCGTCCGTAGAGAGCATCGGCAATTCTATCGTCAAATCTCCCTTCGACATTTCGTCGAATGCTTTTACCATATTTCCGGAATTCTTCCGAATGCTAGCTGCGAGTAAATAGGAGGCGACCGCAACCGTGATCAACATAAAGAACACTGTAAGCGCGAGCGGAGTAGTCACATCTCCAAGTTTAACCCAACCTTTGGTTTCCTCGAAAAGCAAATAACCGAAGATGACTACCGGTAATAGGGAAATTGACGCAATCGTAGCGAATATACGGGAGAAAATCGAAACTTTCCTGACTGAAGAAGCTTGCGTTTGTATGCCGCTTAACATATCGGATTCAAGAACCGACGAAAGAATCGATTCGGTCAAAAAGAAATGGGATACCCCTAAAATCGGATAGATGATTGCCGGAAGAAAGGCAAACGGTAAAGATTCGAGAAAAGTCGGCTGAAAGGAAAGATGCATAATCCGCCAAGCCGAGGTTATTCCGTAACTCCACTGAATTACGTAAAAAAAAGTATTCAAAAGAGGAAAGTTGAGGATTCTCGCTTTCGTCCGTGATTTACCGGCCGCGTTTAATTTACTCCATTCTTCGGGTTCAAGGACTCTGAGAATTCTACCGAGATAGAAAAACCGAATGGCAGGCACGACGAAAGAGGTCACGAGCGAAATGCAGGAGCTGATGATCAACGCTAAGGATTTATGAAAGTCGTAACCACCCGCGGCAATAATAAACAAGACTGCTAGAGGAACTGCTAAAATGGAAGTTAACACTTCCATTCCTATCGTAATTTTCCAACGTAGTTTGCGGGATTCCCTCTGATTCATAATCTAACTTTCCGTATTTATATATATAGAAACAATAAATTTCTTTAGTTTCAAGATATATGACGAAATCCCTAAAGTCTTGCACACAACTTTCTTAGGTCCCGCGTTATGACACGAAACAATCAACCAAAAAGCCGGAATTCCGACACACCTGCGCCTCTTTCGAATCATGTCTTCGAATACTTTCGAGGGTAAATATGGCCGCCCCCTCTCTTTCGTTCGGGCCGGGCTATTTCGGGTTCGTCGCATAGCGACTCATCCCTCGCAGAAATCAATACCTCAAAAGAAATATTCCCGAAGCTTTGCTCGGGACTGCCGCCCTGCATATCCCTGGCGGTTCGAAATCCGAAATTCTACCGGCGTCGAAGGCGCCGTGCAAAAACGGTCTTTCAGATTACTTTCCGTTCGAACCGAACGAATTGTATAATAAATTTAGTATATACCGATCGGATAAAGGCAGCATATCAATTTCTCTTGGAAAATTTTTTCTCCAATAATGATCGCATAGTATGGAGATCTTTCAAAACCCAATCCCGGTCTTCTTTAAATTTTTCCGATGTCATATCGGCAAGACGGAACAAAGTTAAAATAAGTTCGCAACCGGAACCGTTCGAAATCAAGCGCATAGGAATATATATTTCATTTCCCGATTCAAGAATCACGTAATGATCGAGCACCCCGTGAATATTTCTATCGGTAAATCTTGCCCGCAAATTCCCCTCAGGCGCTTCGATCAACCATTCGTCACCCTCTCCCGGAGAAATGGATTTACATAAGCCGGAAGCCCATTCGGGGAAATTACGAGGCTCGGATAGGAAATCATAAACGATTTGTTTGGGTAAATCGACCGAAATACTTAAATGCAAAACTTCAAAAATATCATTCATGCTTAAAAATCCCGAGATTTACGTTCTATGCGATCCGAAAGAATCGACGGAGAATTCCCGTTACATTAATCTGTTGTCAAATCGAGATTAAAAGGAATTTACGGTCTTCTTTTTGAAATCAAGAGATCCGCATGTCCAGGGCTTTCATACCTTTTCGAGTATTTATTTCTAGGGTTTCTAGTACTACTACTTTTACTTGGCCCTTCCGCTATTTCGACTTTGTATCGAATTCTATCGCTTCCTTTCCGTCTCAAAAACCGTGTACTTTTTTCATCCCAGCAGAATCTTAACCATCTCTTTTTACATTTCTTCCTCCTCTACCTCTGCACCAAGAATCATTCTTCTGCACCTCGGGCAATTCCGATCTCAATTTATCCTTTCGCTCTTCTTTCGGAGAATTCTCCCAATCCAGTCGATACGATACTGGAATTGTTATGGATCTCCCAAAAAACGACTTCCCCTTCAAACGCATCCGTTCTTAGTTGAATCTTCTGACAATTTTTAGCTTATATTCAAACGGTTTCCCATTCAGGAAAATCGGCGGATAAAGATGCACATCACATTATCGATATGAAAGCGATTACAAAATCTATCTGGATTCTCTCGTTCATCAGTTTGTTTACGGATATTGCCAGCGAAATGCTATATCCTATACTCCCTCTGTACTTAAAAAGCATCGGGTTTTCCGTTTTATTAATCGGAATCTTAGAAGGTTTCGCGGAAGCAACGGCGGGTTTGAGCAAAGGATATTTCGGAAATCTTTCGGACGCGAGTGGCAGAAGGGTCCCCTTCGTACAATGGGGATATTTTTTAAGCGCTCTTTCCAAACCGATGATGGCGTTATTGACTGTCCCGGTATGGATCTTCTCCGCGAGAACATTGGATCG
This is a stretch of genomic DNA from Leptospira fainei serovar Hurstbridge str. BUT 6. It encodes these proteins:
- a CDS encoding methyl-accepting chemotaxis protein, giving the protein MNQRESRKLRWKITIGMEVLTSILAVPLAVLFIIAAGGYDFHKSLALIISSCISLVTSFVVPAIRFFYLGRILRVLEPEEWSKLNAAGKSRTKARILNFPLLNTFFYVIQWSYGITSAWRIMHLSFQPTFLESLPFAFLPAIIYPILGVSHFFLTESILSSVLESDMLSGIQTQASSVRKVSIFSRIFATIASISLLPVVIFGYLLFEETKGWVKLGDVTTPLALTVFFMLITVAVASYLLAASIRKNSGNMVKAFDEMSKGDLTIELPMLSTDELGNSSKSLNDFVKRLRIIVKSVIREAEKLSGSSKILEENTKELSRKMQEQAAATEQMSAGVEEIAASVSSTASRADGQAAITQKATDSLAELDGRIRQVHLALSETKSDADKMKFETAKGEEALLGTKKAMADIEESTSKMGATVNVIHEITDRIGLLSLNAAIEAARAGEAGKGFAVVAQEISKLGEQTQENAKRIRAAIQEALTATKSGREVIESTQTIFQKIGQTVGITLDRISEVADLSDSQLSASGNVRSAFTDLSRSADEIRNHTQEQSQTSAEFSKTIVSISETTELLNRVVSDIDNLAEKLAHQAASLKGDVEFFKT
- a CDS encoding SRPBCC family protein is translated as MNDIFEVLHLSISVDLPKQIVYDFLSEPRNFPEWASGLCKSISPGEGDEWLIEAPEGNLRARFTDRNIHGVLDHYVILESGNEIYIPMRLISNGSGCELILTLFRLADMTSEKFKEDRDWVLKDLHTMRSLLEKKFSKRN